The proteins below are encoded in one region of Plasmodium relictum strain SGS1 genome assembly, chromosome: 5:
- a CDS encoding CGI-141 protein homolog, putative, producing MLDQNKTLGLLLFLLGIVFGFIGITFFFDKFFLCISNLLFLLGLYFLVGIRKILRFFMNKKKIAGSACFVIGLLLIVLSRTFIGFLFQAYGIYKLFFSFLPNIVNFIKYSPFSFLLELPGIKQMANYIENNKRLPI from the coding sequence atgttagatcaaaataaaacattAGGATTATTGCTATTTTTATTAGGAATAGTATTCGGATTTATAggaataacttttttttttgataaattctttttatgtatttctaatttattatttttattaggattatattttttagtaggtattagaaaaatattaagattttttatgaataaaaaaaaaatagctgGTAGTGCTTGTTTTGTTATTGGTTTATTACTAATAGTTTTAAGTAGAACTTTTATTGGTTTCTTATTTCAAGCATATGggatatataaattatttttttctttcttacCTAATAtagtaaattttataaaatattctcCTTTTAGTTTTCTTTTAGAATTACCAGGAATTAAGCAAATGGCTAATTacattgaaaataataaaagattgccaatttaa